Sequence from the Panicum virgatum strain AP13 chromosome 5N, P.virgatum_v5, whole genome shotgun sequence genome:
TTGGAGGAGAGGAGTCGGCCATGCTTGCTGCAGTGATCATTTCTGAAAGAGGAAACATactgtgcgtgcgtgcgtgcgtgcgtgctgtGCTGTGCTTACCTGTTCTTCCAATCCTTGGCAGGCAGATTTTGGTCAGAACTTGTGGGGAACTGAATAGTATTAATTTGCTGACGATCAGGACCACTCGTTCTTGCCGCGGAGGCTCGAGGCCGGCCGCAATCTTGTGCTTGTTTTTCCAGGAGATAGCTTATTAATTAACGTAACGGTAATTGAACAGTACGGTGGCATCTGTTCTGCAGACATCACCAAGGCGAGGCCTCCCTGCTGCTGGATTATTCGTTCAGATCTGAAGAAAATTCAGATACTCGCCTTTGTCCAGTTGGTATACTGCCTGCGTATACGTCTGAAGATTTTCAGATGCGGCGCCTTCGATTTGATACACTGTCTTCCAGTATATTTGGAAGCATAGTTTGTTTCATCCCGGATTTCGCCAGTGAATTGAACTTTGATGGAGACGAAAGATGACAAAATGCATCACAGTTGTAGAAAGCGTATGAGGACTGTTGGACAGCAAGGCCGCTCTCAAGCATAGCTAGGAGTTAAAGAATATAAGGCCTGTTTATCCAAAACacaaaatgtaaaatttttgtaaatcgtttgcatggtatactaaatgtagtcgaaaaataaatcgcattacacaaatggattgtaaatcgcgagacaaatctaatgaaacTAATTAgggcgtgattagacactaaattgctacagtaatgctataataaacatgctctaatgatggattaattaggctcattagattcgtctcgtagtttacagacgagatctgtaattagttttgtgattagtctacatttagtacttcaaatgttgaaaattcccttccaaaaatacaaaaatgtaAAATACAAAATGATTTAAACAAGACCTAAATTGTAGGCAGGGTAAGCGTATTTAGTATGCGATGTGCAAGCAACGACATTCAGAAGCTATGAAGATGCCTGCAGGCTGCAGAGAggtaaaaaaaaacattaagtCATTTCAAAGAAAATAGAATACTACTGTAGATAACAGAGAGCTAGAGGGTTGCATGTAAATTTACAGCAATAGGTATTCTGCTATGGTCATGTGGCAAATAATTGGCGCCTCGATTCATACATAAATGAGCCGCGTCCTGAATCTCCGCCGCTTGATCGATGGCACTCAACACCTAATCCCGGCGCTCATTATTGGCTTGTCAATAGCAAGGAAAGTTTAAGGCAGCCTAAAACACGGTAGCAGCTCCGTAAGAGCAAGTTTAATAGCCCCAGCCGGCAGCCGGCTGGGAGATGTGGATCGACGGTGGACTCCGCGTGCATTTAATATTTAATGAACGGCAGTGAGAGCGGTGTGCGTCTCagtcggcggcgagcgggcggcgagcGGGAGGTGAGCGGGACGCCCGCTCGACTCTCTCGGAGGATCCAGTCGGCTCTCCGCCGGGCTATTAAGCTTGCTCTAAGGCTGAGGACGACCTGACAGGACgatcttcttttttcttcagatttggGTATGGATGCTGCGAGCTTAGGTGGCTATAAAGTCAAGGCTGCCTGGTAATCCTACGAGTAAGAAGCGGCCCCACCGCTGAGATCAGTCAGATTCTGCAGAAAGCCGCTTTCTGCGCGCCTGCTGGTCGCCGGTGAACATCGACGTGCACCGGGTGCCTGTTTCGGGAAAGCATCTCATCCCCTTCCCtgacgtcgtcgtcggagaAGACTGGGCGCCGGCCGATCCTCACGGCCGCGTCGCCGGACGACAGATGCGACGCGGACGGCGCATGGTGACACTGAAATTGCAGGCAGGAGCCCGGTGGTATCACTGTCAGTATCATCGGAAGCGGGCTGCAAAGAAGCAGACACCGGCAGGCCCTGTTTAATTCGTTTTACCTATAACCGCAAAATTTTTTGCGTGGgaatcttgccaatttgaagtactaaatgaagtttatttataaaactttttacacagatgggttgtaaatcgcgagacgaatctaatgatgctaattaatccatgattaagcaataattagcagatggttactgtagcatcaatgttgcaaatcatctcattagattcgtctcgcgatttacagcccaaccatgcaaaaaaattttgtaaataaacttcatttagtacttaaattagcaagatttcttttcactttaatgtatttaagatttttttgtgtttacggggtgggaactgAACAGCGCAAAAGTGTGAGGAATACTCTGCACCCGCCGGTTGCCAGGTTCTGCAGCAGCATCGTGTCATCATCCTACAGGCGAAGTGTGTAACACGATAGTTGTGGTGGTCCACAAGCTGCAGTCCAAATAGTACTAGTGAACGTCCAAAGTAATGGCATCAACTGCCGTCGAAGCAACaacttttttttccaaaaaaaaaggaaagttaACAGCCCGTCAATCCGTCATTGACTCATGGGCCTCCAGCATATGCCTAGGAGCTGATCTGGCCCATATAACAACTGGGCTGAGTTTCCGTCCGTCCATGACAGTACTGCGATGCGAGTCCTGGCTGGGCTGTGGACCAGACCAGTCGGCACGTGCGTCTGACCATGGCGGAACCGCGGAAGCATGCATGAGCTTGACGACGCCAGTATCTCAGTCAAttctataaaaaaaaagaattagaGTATCTCAATTTTCTCACAAAAAAACTAGAGTATCTCGGTTAGTTCAGTAGTGGCACGGCAAGATAtgtttatgaaaaaaaatattttgagtaATAAAATTGACAATATTCTTCGTAAAAGTAGCTTTATTATTAACTTGTTTATGAGAATAAGCACGTGGCCACGAAACTCTCGCCTCGGCATCGCTCCCGCGGTAGTCGCCCACATGCCCACGCCCGACCCTGATGTACTTGGTCATGCGGCAGCGCAACTGCACTCCTCTATCCCTTGCTTCTAGTTCTTCGCATGCGACTCCATCGCTGAGCGCTGGGGCTGACCGAATAGGTAGGTAATGATCCGAGTTCCTTGAGTTGCATTATCACATTCTACTCCTAGTTCTAGGGGACTCCCTACTGTCCTACGCTCCATCAACCGCCATCACAGACGTCCGTCCGCGGGCTTAGTTGTTCTTGGTAACTTAGGCTGACATATAGTTAGCCCAGTTCCTCGTCAAGATTGGTAGGTACTCCTATATATTTTGGCAGACTCAATCGCATCCCAATGCGCACGGAATGGCGCAGCTGGGGTTGTGGCCTATGGGTTTTTCCCCGTCATGGATAGAGAGCACTTCTATCCTCTGCAGTGCACATAACCGCGCGTCCACCTGCATTCCAGCCAAACATTTTTGCTTATTTTTCTTCTTATGTCAACTGTTGTCCTCAGCATCAGCGCGCCATATCTACCAGGCTTACTAATAAGTAAAGATAAACATACACTAAATGGTAGATATCCATAAGACCGCGAGGTTATATTAGGAGCATTCTAGTATCCTCCATCTATACTCTAGTGCAAGATTAGAGTGGTTATTTCAAAACCAACAAGCATCTATGCCTCTCCTATCTCTAGGCCATAGCTATATGTACTGCTACTTTAAATGgtttattttctctttttgtTACTGCAAAAATCTGTCAACTCCTCTTAAATAGCTGCGTAATACCTACTATACTTTTCCGTAATTTCACAAAGTTCAAACTATAATTCAACCAAAAGTCCGAGACACATGGAAAGGCAACGTGAAGCACCTCTATGTACGTAATGTTGTCCTCTACttttctatactataaaagttaaaACAATTGAAAACATTTCTCACCAAAATTAGGCCCATTGTATCCCTCATGGAGGCCCCACTTGTCATGCCAAAAAGCTTGACGAAAGGGAGGAGGAGATTGGTTTCGTCCATGttttccaccaaaatcctaTTACTTTTTACACCAGCAATTTCCTATACCCACATCTTGTACCCACGTATTACTTTCCTTTAGCATACACATACTTTCATTTGCACATACATTGGCCCCATAATTCACGTCATTTTTTTTGGAAGGacaataattgacatcattatttatggaaggaaaagaaagacgtgtattatttagaagaaaaataaatggcatTGTTGCTTGATGATTTTGGAATGATATTAATTGGCATCATCGTTTtatagaaggaaaagaaagatgtgtattatttttggaaagaaaataaataacatcattgtttgatggaagaaaaattaaatacgtgTCTGTGGCACGTACATCTTCCCTAGTATAATAAAGAACTTAAAATCTTATCTATGCGATAGAAGGAATTTGCTACATATAATGTGCAAAATAGAGATGTTATTATTCGACCAGTTTCTCACTCCTATATTCAAGTCAAAATTTACGGTTCAACCAATTCATCTAATAATGATAGTGGTATGCTTTACACGATAAGAGCTAACATGTGAATGGCGCCACTGTAAAAGGGGCTCTTCCGCATGCGAATCTAATCATTTCCTGCGTTTATCAAGATGGGTTTTTTCAGGTAGTGCGCTTCCGCACCGAACCTCACTTCGCAACTTGACACTTGTTGTCGGACGACATTATACTTCACATAACATCTTTCTATAGAATATAGATACAAGTGTGCCTATGATGTACGTACAACACAAAAACGGCTTTACGACGGAGGAACACACAACACAAAACGGCTTTACAATGGAGGAACACATCCTCCTGAGAGGTGCAGACTACCTCTCGAGAACATTGCTTCAAGCCATGGTCCCTACGAACTTGAACTTTATTGTGAACTGCAAACTATACCTAACTTGCTATGCCTTTTGATTTCACCGATCCAACTTTTTTGTTGTGCTGTTGGGGCACTTGAATTTTATAGTACGGACCCATGCATCATAGGACAGTGCACAAACACACACCTCCTGTCCACACCTGAGAGCAATCTAAAGACCCAATTACTCGGGATGTTTTGGCTTTCTTTACCCAAAAGGATGAAGCAAACAGAGCAGATGGGCCATCCTTGCTCGTTTCGGTGTTATCCTCTTCCTCCAAAACATTCACAGGTTGGTATGCCATCATTGgtcagttcaaaaaaaaaatggtatGCCATTGGGCGCGTAAAGCTACTACTATAGCTTATTGTTGGGGCGAGAGAATTTGCGCCTCTACACACAGTGTAAAATGATTCGTGTGTTTGCAGCTGACAAAACGATCGAGAATGAGGAATTAATAATAATTGTACACCTTTAACACAACCATCGATTGTGATGCGTGAAACGAACATTACACATGGTGGTACTACAGCACAACCGAAATCGAGATCGGAACATGGACAAGAAAAACAAACACACGACTCCATCATGGTCTTGCAATCTCATCGCATCAGAGCTAGGTGAGAGAGCATTATATTGATTCTGCAAGAGCAGTAAACTCCAGGCACGCATGGCGGCTAGTTAATTTCTGTCTCGCTGCTCGTCGTCGCCCCTGAAGATCGATAGCTCAGCCCTCACGTCGATCTGGATGCCGCCGCTGTTGAGCGCGGCCGTGAGCTCCTCGCTCTCCCGGTACCTCTGCAGGTACCTGCGCATGGCGTCGGCGTAGTGATCGAGGCCGAGGCTTCTCATGGCATGGCAGATGTCGTCGCCGTTGATCGTCTTCCGCCTCTCCCGGCGGCACCGCTCGGAGGCCTCTCCGGTGACGAAGCCGACGAACTCCGTGGCGCACTCCTGGATGGTCTCCTTGGCGCGCTTCGATATCTTAGCCTGTGGCGGGAGGACTTCCTTCATGATCCGCCCGACGTTGGCGATTGGCAGGAGGTTGCCGTGCCCTGCCTCACTGTTGTCATCCTTGGAGGTTGTTGAACCTGATGCACTAGAAAGGTTTTGTGGTTGCCTCTGTTGGGCAAAATGAGTGAAATTGAAATTCTCACTCATCTCGATATGATGGGGTGTGTATATGATCTACCTTGCGCTATCGCAAGCTATATAGCCTCGCGTATTGGATACGAACCGTCTTCTCAATACTCGTCGGTTTTGAAGAGTGGGATAGCCCTATTTATGTACATGCATAGATGTGCAGAGAGGGTTTTCGCCTTATTCATCAAACTTTATCGATCCTCTCGAAAAGCGTATAATGCTATATTGAAATGTAGGGTAACTGGAGTTGTCCGCCGCACCACGCGTGTTGATGATTTGGTAACTCAAAAGCAGAACGTGCGGCTCTGCATTTTATTCGTCCCTCCATTATCAAATATTCAACTTGTTAGGAAAAAATATCAGCTTTCGTACATACgaattaattttattttgttgAAAAGAGATGGATTTGATATAGTTGACGTACAAAGGGCTTCTGCTGGTACGTTACAAGTTAGATTGAAATAAACTTCACAAAGTACGGTAATGCTATCAAAATTCATACCTTTTTCAGTAAGAGTTGGCCATACCTTGTACAGCAGTCCTAGATAGGTTTTGATTGACATATATTCGTATGTACATTCAGGACTTCAGGTTTCAGATATAGCACTACACAGATGAGACACCCAAGCCATCCGTGAGACGAAATCAGTGTACCTACGTGAAAGCCGATGCTAGGTTGCCAACTTTATGCGAGAGCGAGGAGGACtgtaggaggaggaggcaggaaTAACCTTTTGGCCGGCCGCTGCTGCTAGTTGCAAATAGCCTATGGCGACCATGCAGCTGGCGCGGCCATTGCATCCAATGGGTCGCCCTTCTTTTGCACGGGGCCGGTGCTGACTGGTGGATGCCCTAGGCGCTCGACATCTGCCGACAAGCCGTGCGGCCCTCGCATGGCGACGATGATGG
This genomic interval carries:
- the LOC120674327 gene encoding nuclear transcription factor Y subunit B-4-like, whose amino-acid sequence is MSENFNFTHFAQQRQPQNLSSASGSTTSKDDNSEAGHGNLLPIANVGRIMKEVLPPQAKISKRAKETIQECATEFVGFVTGEASERCRRERRKTINGDDICHAMRSLGLDHYADAMRRYLQRYRESEELTAALNSGGIQIDVRAELSIFRGDDEQRDRN